In Rhodamnia argentea isolate NSW1041297 chromosome 4, ASM2092103v1, whole genome shotgun sequence, the following proteins share a genomic window:
- the LOC115750789 gene encoding uncharacterized protein LOC115750789 isoform X2, which yields MIQAYGNFTSSEWAKFKKDGFPLYPDLCIVFGDTYATGEQAIGSGHNLTPSDNEDNCEDDGNDVLEGFDDHHLDEEGSTPSNPSTPIHDKHNLDRTLNTKRRRKSGQYNLTTTCKAIEGTMEEESSVLSTRQLAPVGTCLNEFHIKIICAWIYAQMLDKCLHMKERCKNGKQLGAEWVSEIIHGHSNRIYEAFRLERHVFFNLCDLMIENGWLKDSQYIKVDEQLGIFLLMVGHKSSMRTLCERFQHSPETVSKYFTVVLKAMIKLSNEVIKTPSFDVVLEEIMMDPNHSRYFKVCFQY from the exons ATGATCCAAGCATATGGCAACTTCACATCAAG TGAGTGGGCGAAGTTCAAGAAGGATGGGTTTCCTCTTTATCCCGACTTGTGCATTGTATTTGGTGATACATATGCTACTGGGGAGCAAGCAATAGGAAGTGGCCACAATTTGACACCGTCAGATAATGAGGACAATTGTGAAGATGATGGCAATGATGTTCTGGAGGGTTTTGATGATCACCATCTTGATGAGGAAGGCTCCACACCTAGCAATCCTAGTACTCCAATTCATGATAAGCACAACTTGGATAGGACTCTGaataccaagagaagaagaaagagtggCCAGTACAATTTAACCACGACTTGCAAAGCCATTGAAG GTACAATGGAAGAGGAATCAAGTGTTCTGTCTACTAGACAGTTAGCTCCAGTTGGAACATGCTTGAATGAGTTTCATATTAAGATAATATGTGCATGGATCTACGCTCAGATGCTGGACAAGTGCTTGCACATGAAAGAACGATGTAAGAACGGTAAACAATTGGGAGCCGAATGGGTAAGCGAAATTATTCATGGACACTCAAATAGAATATACGAGGCATTTAGGTTGGAAagacatgttttttttaatctatgtGATTTAATGATAGAAAATGGTTGGTTGAAAGATAGTCAGTATATTAAGGTAGATGAACAACTCGGTATCTTCTTGTTGATGGTTGGTCATAAGAGCTCTATGAGAACTTTATGCGAGAGATTCCAACATTCCCCAGAAACAGTTAGCAAATATTTTACTGTAGTGTTGAAAGCAAtgataaaactttcaaatgaagTCATCAAAACACCTTCTTTTGATGTTGTCCTAGAGGAGATTATGATGGATCCTAACCACTCGCGCTACTTTAAGGTATGTTTTCAATATTAA
- the LOC115750789 gene encoding uncharacterized protein LOC115750789 isoform X1 has product MGVQYTQGQPRNKANKPRAQYGSFKKLLSQSGFGWDNVNKRVTVDDPSIWQLHIKDNSEWAKFKKDGFPLYPDLCIVFGDTYATGEQAIGSGHNLTPSDNEDNCEDDGNDVLEGFDDHHLDEEGSTPSNPSTPIHDKHNLDRTLNTKRRRKSGQYNLTTTCKAIEGTMEEESSVLSTRQLAPVGTCLNEFHIKIICAWIYAQMLDKCLHMKERCKNGKQLGAEWVSEIIHGHSNRIYEAFRLERHVFFNLCDLMIENGWLKDSQYIKVDEQLGIFLLMVGHKSSMRTLCERFQHSPETVSKYFTVVLKAMIKLSNEVIKTPSFDVVLEEIMMDPNHSRYFKVCFQY; this is encoded by the exons ATGGGAGTCCAATATACCCAAGGACAACCGAGAAATAAGGCAAACAAGCCGAGAGCACAGTATGGTAGTTTCAAGAAACTTCTTTCACAATCTGGATTTGGTTGGGATAATGTCAATAAAAGAGTGACCGTCGATGATCCAAGCATATGGCAACTTCACATCAAG GATAATAGTGAGTGGGCGAAGTTCAAGAAGGATGGGTTTCCTCTTTATCCCGACTTGTGCATTGTATTTGGTGATACATATGCTACTGGGGAGCAAGCAATAGGAAGTGGCCACAATTTGACACCGTCAGATAATGAGGACAATTGTGAAGATGATGGCAATGATGTTCTGGAGGGTTTTGATGATCACCATCTTGATGAGGAAGGCTCCACACCTAGCAATCCTAGTACTCCAATTCATGATAAGCACAACTTGGATAGGACTCTGaataccaagagaagaagaaagagtggCCAGTACAATTTAACCACGACTTGCAAAGCCATTGAAG GTACAATGGAAGAGGAATCAAGTGTTCTGTCTACTAGACAGTTAGCTCCAGTTGGAACATGCTTGAATGAGTTTCATATTAAGATAATATGTGCATGGATCTACGCTCAGATGCTGGACAAGTGCTTGCACATGAAAGAACGATGTAAGAACGGTAAACAATTGGGAGCCGAATGGGTAAGCGAAATTATTCATGGACACTCAAATAGAATATACGAGGCATTTAGGTTGGAAagacatgttttttttaatctatgtGATTTAATGATAGAAAATGGTTGGTTGAAAGATAGTCAGTATATTAAGGTAGATGAACAACTCGGTATCTTCTTGTTGATGGTTGGTCATAAGAGCTCTATGAGAACTTTATGCGAGAGATTCCAACATTCCCCAGAAACAGTTAGCAAATATTTTACTGTAGTGTTGAAAGCAAtgataaaactttcaaatgaagTCATCAAAACACCTTCTTTTGATGTTGTCCTAGAGGAGATTATGATGGATCCTAACCACTCGCGCTACTTTAAGGTATGTTTTCAATATTAA
- the LOC115750789 gene encoding uncharacterized protein LOC115750789 isoform X3, with protein sequence MGVQYTQGQPRNKANKPRAQYGSFKKLLSQSGFGWDNVNKRVTVDDPSIWQLHIKDNSEWAKFKKDGFPLYPDLCIVFGDTYATGEQAIGSGHNLTPSDNEDNCEDDGNDVLEGFDDHHLDEEGSTPSNPSTPIHDKHNLDRTLNTKRRRKSGQYNLTTTCKAIEDMIKSSSATSRPLVQWKRNQVFCLLDS encoded by the exons ATGGGAGTCCAATATACCCAAGGACAACCGAGAAATAAGGCAAACAAGCCGAGAGCACAGTATGGTAGTTTCAAGAAACTTCTTTCACAATCTGGATTTGGTTGGGATAATGTCAATAAAAGAGTGACCGTCGATGATCCAAGCATATGGCAACTTCACATCAAG GATAATAGTGAGTGGGCGAAGTTCAAGAAGGATGGGTTTCCTCTTTATCCCGACTTGTGCATTGTATTTGGTGATACATATGCTACTGGGGAGCAAGCAATAGGAAGTGGCCACAATTTGACACCGTCAGATAATGAGGACAATTGTGAAGATGATGGCAATGATGTTCTGGAGGGTTTTGATGATCACCATCTTGATGAGGAAGGCTCCACACCTAGCAATCCTAGTACTCCAATTCATGATAAGCACAACTTGGATAGGACTCTGaataccaagagaagaagaaagagtggCCAGTACAATTTAACCACGACTTGCAAAGCCATTGAAGATATGATCAAGTCCTCATCGGCGACCTCACGCCCACTT GTACAATGGAAGAGGAATCAAGTGTTCTGTCTACTAGACAGTTAG